The Aspergillus luchuensis IFO 4308 DNA, chromosome 4, nearly complete sequence DNA window AGCACTTCTAGACATTGAATGGACACAGTCAATTCCCCAGATTGGTCCATGCCAGACTAGTCGCAGACCAAGTGTATCATATCGACGTAAATTAAATTAGCAcctgccttcttctgcttagTTGGATGGTGTGAAAGAGCCCTATCCACGCCGTCGTCTGCCACTAACGGCACGGCGGGATGCACCGTCCCCAGTTAGCCTTCCGGGCTGCATGGAAACATGGAACATGGCATTTCACCATCAAGAGGGGGTAGAACCTCATTCTCGAAACATCCCCCCTGACTATTAAAGGATTGTCCCCCTTGCTGATGCCATGTAACCCCGATTTAGTGCGTGTGTGTGGCAGGGGTAGTTAGTTGACCAAGAAGCAATACGAGTCAAGtgagaagggggagaaagaggaaggaggcgaaatggaagaaagagagagacaacaACCGGTTTAGCCTGGGATCACTTGACCGCTGgtcatccttccttccattTAGCCCCAACGGCCTGACTGACTGCCCGATCTCCTTCGTTTTACAATTTCTTTACTGTACGTACTTGTCtattccctttcctttccctgcccctcatccaccccctccctttcgAGGTGCCTGTGCACTTCTCCATAGTTCGAACGCATTTTCATACTTTCTCTCTAAGCGAGCCTTTTGCCGAGAAAAAAGCTAGGCGCAGCCACTGGAAAGCCACCAGAGGGCTGAATGGAGTGCTGACTCCTTGGCATGTAGCACGAAGATTGGCGTATCAGCCGATAACGCGAGGGGGAAAAAGTAATCTCGAAGGCAATAAGATTGGATATAAGACCAGAGCCAGCTAAATCATGAATCATGGGCTCACCACGAACCACTGACATGAGTTAATATCGACCGTTGCGCTACATCTCCAATCTAGCCCTTTTGCTAGATAGACTAGAAGCCCCGATCTGTGGTGGATACCGCGTCTAACAAATACGAGGTAGATAATGTAATATCATACAAGATAGGGATCCATATTGCGCTTACAGTTTAGCCGGACAAAACGCCTATAGCAGCCATGATTACAGGGGCATGCACACCCATATACGACGACCAGGCACTCAGACGTCCGGTAGGTCCTCTGCATATGCCAGGTTTGCTTTAGCTCACTGGACTACCCGGGGCTCCGTTGGGTCGACCGGCTGGCTTGAACCTTAAGCTTCTCCATCCCATGATCTGGCGTTTCCTGTAgccgccccctcctccttcttttaCCTCAAGACTATTGGTGGGTAATGTTGGCTATAGGTATCACGCGATAGACTGCCCGTCACTTCACCCCTGTAAACTGATCGAATGATGATCTGGCGTCGAGGGCTCAATTCGGGCGTAGCGGTGTTCGGATCTTGCCATCATGGGCGTCCATCCTGAttcttttttcattttcattttcattttcttttctttgctttcgcAGCTCGCAACGGAGATTAGCGACTTACAGCGGTCCATACGGTTCGGTGGGAGCGAAGAGAAACTCATCCGTCAACGCCCATTCAAAATCCGCCTGGAATTGCTCGTCAAAATACGAGAAATCTGGCCGGTCCGTAGAGCCTCCAGGTGCGGTCCCTGAAGTCCCTGGATTATCGCGGCTTGCATCGGTTCCTATCGTACATGAGAGATGCGTCAGTAACCGCGCGTATCTGCTATCAGGATGCGCATGGCCGTACCTTCTGGGGCATTGCTTTGGGAACTGGCCGTGCTATAGAACAGGGGGTCGAACTCTTctcgccaccaccacaccgTATCGATAACAGGGCTGACAACCAACCGGCTGCGAATCCGAAGCGCGAGGTATTCACTCCCATCTGCCTTGCGGAACGCTTTGGTGCTATTCCATAGTTGACTTAATACCATGACCGTCTTGGCCGCGATATCAAAGTTTTCAACTGACATTTGCTTGGCCAAGTTGATTGCAGTGAAATAAGATGACTTAGCCTTGTCAACATCCATGGTAGCCCAATGTGGGCCTTTCAGTACCCGTAAAAGGGCCGAGGACGCTAGAAGCAGGGCATAGTTCATCTGGATGGGAGAAGTAGCAAAGCCGGCCATGCTTTGTCCCAGATTGTGTATGCTACTAATGGTGTCACAAGCGGCTGTCGTCAGAGCTGCAAGACAACCTGATGAGAACGAATTGGGATTTCGGAAGAGATGGAATATTTGGATACTCAAACGACACATGCTCGTAGCAAACCTATCGTACGCTATTATGCATTAGCTTCTGTGATAGCTGACACAAAGATGACCAGGTTTACCTGAGAAAGCCTGCGCCTCCAGATCAAGCGCTTGGTCATCATACGCCCTTAAGAGTATATCGAGCGATCTCTCTTGTTCAGGAGATATGTCCCGAACCCCGAGCTCCAGTACTGCTGTACTACAGCGAGTTTTTAGATCCTCACACTTCAGTTCAAGTACCAACGACGGAGAAATCCTCTGAAACAACGAATGTTTCATTTCGCCGTCGGGTTCTAGATTCTTCAATGAGCGAGGGGGTTGTCCTTTTATTACACACGCACTATACCCTTTTAGCACCAAGGATTGAATATCCTGCACCAAGAACATACCGCTGATAAACGATAACGCAATGAGCCCAAAGCTCTGATCGTCTGATCATTTCTACTTCTGATGGGGCAGGAAGTCTCTTTCTCTTAGAAAACTCATGACTGGACATCGGGATATGTAAACCGTTCTGCATGGCAATGTGTAGAAGCATGCCGCTTAATGGGAACGTCACGTCCGCCATATTGGCATCTTTCGGGAATGGCCACGTTAGAACTAGCAGCAGCCCTTGAATGCTGTGCCACGCTGAGCTTCCCGATACAATCGAGAGGAAGGCCATTTCGTTCACAGTGCGTGCAAGAGCGATTAGCAAGGTTGGGTTTTTGGAATAGGTTCGGGATGCAATCCCGACTATTGACCAAAACAGAAATAGTGACTGCGTATAATACACGTTTGGTGTGGTTTCTGGGTCAAGGattggaaggaaggaagcatATTGATGGAAGAATCTGTTCCGCATCAGAAACGCCAAGAACGACACTTTCGGGCAGAGGTATACTCACATCTGGAAGAGCTCGTCTATCTCACTTCCGGTAAGGTAAACGTTGTTCAGCGAACGGGGCTCTGTTGCATCAGGGGCACGTACACCAGAAACCATCTCTGGTCCTGGTAACGACGGTCCTATTCCAGGGGAAGGTAATATGTGTTGCGAACCTTCAACTGGGGGTGTATGCGGCTGAGCATGGAAGATCAAGTCGCCATCGGCAGTTGCTGGGTTAACTCCCATCTCAGCCGCGGCCGTTAGCATCGCGATGGGCGAGGGTCGAGAAGGGTCAGGTTGTGTATATCTTAATCTTCGTCGCAGCTCGTCTGTCTCTTGCTCGAGCTCGGAGAGTCGCCTGTTGTGAATAGGTCACACTTGATCCTCTTTTGATCCTGACAAGTATAGACCCAACCTACTTGCGTTTATGTTCCCGGCGAAAGGGATCCGATATAACACATTGGATGTTCAATTTTAAGCAACGCGAGCACGCCTGACTGGGATTCAAGTAGGCGTCACATTTTGCCTGCGATTCAGTTAGAGACAGTCATTCGGAGATACGGAAATCCAATTCTTTCATAATAAGAAAGACAATCATGCGTTCACATTCCATACCTTCTGCTGCCTACACTCAGTGCAGGCCTTTTTACCTCGTTTCACCGATGGTGAAGGTCTATTATTTAACCATGTTAGTTCTGGTTGTATAAGAGGGTTAAGATGATTTACGTTCGCTCGCTAGATGCCATGGCAAATGATACGTCTTGCATGCGGGCTCGAGCTCTATGATCCGGTGGCTcatgctgctgttgttgcgaTGATGAATGTTGGAGACGCCGGCGGCCAAGATTTGGCTCCGGAGCAGCACGCGGAGATAGCGCCATTCTAATCTCCGGTAGAGTGAGAAATGCGAAGAAGCCGGAAGTCTTGGAATGTAACAAGTTACCTGCAAAGTTAGTGCAAAGCCAGGATATAACGGAGATTTAtgatttatattacttagttCTTATCAGCCCTTATAGTAATCAAAAGCTAGCTGCCAACAAACGTGACGGTCAAGTAGTAATGTTGTGGACTCAAAAGCGTCATTACCCGACAAAGATATATAGAGGCGTATCCACACGCGATTAAAAGATGCTTTAGTGATTTGAACTGAGAATGACGGGCCTATCCGTCACCAGTCAAAAATCTAACCAAACTGATTCTTGCTGCCTAGAGATCCCCAAATGCTTCCATTGGAAACTCTTGGCCATCACGCCTTGTTGTGCCGGAACCGGCTTTATGAATCACGGGAACCGGGAAGAAGGCGTATTGTCATTGGCCCATATCCCGGTACCGGCTTGTGCTTATCGCTATCGCTGAGACTCTTGGCCTGCTAATCCAATCATTCACCTGCAACCCAAGGTTGGGATTCATTGATATAGTATAGTACTAATAGTATAGTACTATTGTATGCGAAGAgaagatataaaagataCATTTTTATTCTCCACTGCAATGGTCATCGGCGGATCCAGCATTGATATATTCATGAAGCGACGGAAATGAGTTATATCTTGGAACAATGATTGACAACACCAACTGCATACATAGTATCTTTATGCTGCCAAGAAAAATTACTACTTTACCAGACATAGATGGTAATAAAAACGAGGACTAATCTGCTAGAGGGGTGCAATGCATTGGAACTTCCCGCGATGCTCAAACGTATGCTCGCACGCATGCGTCCCTTCACGCAGATGGTATGTCTGCTAAGACATTCTCCCTCAACAAGGGAAGGGTACCCCGATTACCATAGCTCCTAAGTACTTGCCCCGTCATTTGGCTACAGAACTCATGGCGTGAGACCAGTCCCAGTGGCTTGGATCAAATGTCAGCTTGAGATGAGGTCATTAGAAAGCCACATGCCtgaaccaccatcaacagTAACACAATCTGcctcccttttccttccaaCCCCTATGGTTGCTGATGCGGCCAAGCGCATATGTAGCGTACCACCCCTTTGGTACAGTACTGTAACCCTTCAAGTGACACGATTGTAGATCGGGTCGGGACGCATGGGTAGTGGTTTTTCCACTGAAGACCTGCAAGTTGCCGGCCAGGTCTCTAGACCTAAGATTCTATATCAGACCACATTCTTGGCGAAATACGATGTTACTGTGCCACAGACGTACCAGAAGGTTGCTGCTACATCGAGTGATGTGACGTGACACTGGCGAAGGTGCTTGCGTGTCTTTTAGGAATGTTGCAGTAGAAGCACTCGCGTGCTCGTGGAGCAGAGCATTCTTATTCTTTGTAGACGAATATAGACGTTCCTGAAGGCGTCCCAATATTACAACAGCGCCCCACCGTTGGATTCGCAATGGAGGTTGCTTTGAGCTGTCATCCCCCCAATTAGTCTGAGTAAACGCCATCTTTTCCAAGGTGCAATTACCGGACAATGAGAGAATTGATGTGGATCAGTGgccggggagggggggttgtAAACATAGCAAAGTCTGTATGTAGAGTTCTGTGAAGGCGCAGTGACGACAAAGGCCCACACAAACTATTTGGTAGTAGCGAcaatattagtagtatttgGGCCCAGCTAGATTCGAACAATTATGGAGTCTTCTGGTGGCTGTCCTTCGGTTGTTAGTAGAGAGATATCCTGAAAACCAAACCACAGCACTTGAGCCAATATTTGCTTCTAGAAACTGATAGCATCTTTGTCATTCTCACTAGCCATTGTACCCATACCTCTGCTTACTCTccataaatatatctttccTGAACCTGATGTGCTCTGGGGTGGCAAAAGGGGATGAGACGGGCATAATGCTCGATTTATTAAGCGTGACATCACCGCTGTCCCAACGGGTCGATCGGACATATAAACATTGGCATCCATCTGGGTCAAACAACATGTATACACCTCATTGAGGATAACACAGTAGTCATTCGGCAATTAATCATGTCATCTGAAATTCCAGATATTCCTGAACTGAAGCGCGCCGTGGAAAGCGGCCAGCGCATTGACCCAGAGGATGTCTGCTTTGGCGCAGAACGAGAGCGAATTGACCGGTGGTGGGCCGATCAGAGGTGGAGCAGCAGGTGTGTTCATAGGTCTAGACATTGTGGCATTGTATTGACCCAAGTGCACAGCGACGGCACAAAGCCTTGCAATGAAGCAGATGAATTTCGATGAGAAATTGGAGGCTTTATCGCGGAAGCCACAGAGCCACATTACACAGGAGGATGCTCGAGAACTTCACGCGGCGGAGGTAAGAGCTTTATGGCTGCTCTTTCCGAAATAATGAACACATCGAATGAGTATGTCTAATGTAGGGTCGCGCCTTCAACAAGGCACCTGGTCCTGGGTCCGTCTCCGCGCAGGTCCGATCGATAGCAGACCGTAACGAGGCCCTTGGGGTCCCTGCTATACCAGGAGAGGCTTCTGTGTACATTACTAAGGATGATGCGAGGGAGGCTCAGCATGCTGAATCGACAATATATGGCGGAAAAAGCCCTCGCGGTGGGATTGCGGCAAAGATGCAGGTAAGTGTAAAAAAATCAATATGTTAAGGGGCCCTTACCTGTCTCTGATCTTGAACATAGCTGATACTGGTCTAGAGTGCTGCTGACAAAATCGAACATGCATATCGTGGTTAACCCTACTAACACTCAAGTTTGACAGAATTAATCACAAACAAGTAGTCCATAGCAAGCAGATACACCGGAGTCCATTAGCAGGAATGATGACAGTTTGATATCGAATTCGGTATTCCGTTTGTCTTATTTGTAACAAATGACCACTAGCAATTTTCTACTCTGTGCAAGATAAGCCACATATCCGAACATCTGGGCATCAGATAATCAATGAGTCCGAGACGAGTCCGAGACATGTCTTAAGAGAGAGAACCGATGGCCAATTCTAGCTTCTGTCATTTCTACATAACATAATCACAATTGGTGTACAAACCTATCAAGTCACAGCGAATGTTTTGCAAAGCACTACGAAGTTAATTTTATGAGCTGAGCCTCGCATTGAGATGCATCACTGTCTGTGAGTGGCTTCCGACAACCGAAAACTATGGACTGGTTGAAGACCAGTCGGTAGCTTGCCATACGATCATAATTGTTCCATATGTGATCATTGACCGCCCTTATCACATCTCTTTCCCAATTTCATATCTCGCATGCCTTTCGCTCACTAGCCACCCTGTCTACTGAGAATGTAGAATACATAGGCAATAATTGGGCTGGGATGCTTGATTATGCATGGCTTCGCATATGCAGAGTGATCAAATGCATTTGGGTCCTACCCAGAAAGGTTATATTTCCGTAGATGCCAATCGGCTATTTTGTTTTGGAAACCGCATCAGAGCCCGAATTGATGGTGAACTGGAAGCTGTCACATCCGAATCTCTACGCCGAAACCAAACATGATGCAGTGGCATACTCTCTGCAGCTCTATTTGGGGGCCATCCTTTGGGATTATCGCACATCTTGCTGCACAGTTAGCGTCATGCCCCAGGAGTAAGCAGCGTACGACAAAGTGCAGCCTAGGTCATGAAGACCGAACAAACCCAGGGGTGATGTTGAACGCGAGTACAAGTGTTTGCGCTCGGCAACGATGTACAATTTTCGTCATGTCTACCTACACACCGTGCTGAACATGACAGTGCTCCAGAGGACAAGGTTTCAACTCCAGCAGATGATAGGTCGATTTATGGATCAAACATGATATCTGCCTAAGCAGGTATCAAGCCTTCCGGGAGATTGTGCTGCATACGTACTGGAGATGTTGAGCAGGGATACCCCGCGCAGATCTGACATTCGCCCAAATTTTGGCATTCGGTGAGCAGATAATTGCTTTTGCcgacacacacaaacacacaccCACTATGACTCGGAGCTCACGCATGGTGTGGAGTAATGCACAGGAAGCGTCTTTTGCTCGGTTGACCGGATACTTCACGGGCTTTGAGGTGGCCTCAACAAATCCCCCGCCGACCCGCGTGTCGCGAAGCTGTCGGCCAGCGATCGGCGGCCAGTGCTCCCCCATTCGGGATCAGGAATCTCAAATCTCCACGATTATGGACTACTAACTCAGAGCACATTGCCGGTCATCTCCGGGGTAGAGCGTGACAAATCTTTGTCCGGAAAGAGTAGGATGGAAAGAGGGACCAGCACTGCACCTTAACCGGTTCAGCATGGTTTGTGGACTAAAATCGACACGTCTATTGGAACAACCGCCCACACCATTTCGGGATGGCAGCATGTCAAGTGTGCGATCAGCACCCTGATTGATATGGGgcagctggaggatgatTGGCGAGAGTGCAGGGCAGTGCAGTGAGGGAGTGATTGGATTCCGGCGTAACTCCGTAAACTACCGTGGTTGTTGCGAAACCTGCtctgagagagagagagggagagagatcCACCCGCTGGAAATGGAGTCCGAGAAAGTGTGAGCAAGGGGGGCTTAGAGCAGAAGTTTCTTTTTGAGGCGcaacaaagaaaggaaagcaacCGTGCATCGCATCGAGGGACGAGAAGTGGAGAatttggagaaggggagTCCAACAGAAGGAACGAAGCAGAGGTCCTCCCGTGACGCAAAGGCGCGCCCCTCTTCAGGGCATGACAAATTGTTGTTTTCTCAGACGGTCGCGGCCAACGCCAATTCCAGCCCATCCAGCCATGTCGTCAACGAGAACGGCTGTCTTCCACCCCATCGCCCATCCGGATCCTTGGGTGATAATCTTCTCAACCTCGCGGATGGGCAAGATGTCAGCTATAAATACGTCCCCTCGTCTTCCACTTTTCTCGAGGGTCCTCATCTCGTGAGCACCTTGGTCGCCTTcagtctctccttctctccaatcagcattctccaacaccctcccgAATTCTTCATTCTCCATTCAATTATTGCCAGAATGCCTTTGTCCGGCCACTGCCTGTGCAAGGCTGTCACTTACACTGTGGACGTCGACGCACCCCTCATCGTGGGGTACGATCATTGTGACGACTGCCAGCGTCAAAGCGGGTCAACCTACTGTAGGTGTTCTCCTTGGCTCCCACTAAGCAAGACCGTTCCATGGTTACTGACCTTCCCAACAGCTCTAGTTGCCGTTGTCCCCAAGGACAAATTGACGGTCAATGGACCCATCAAGAAGTGGTCTGGAACGGGATCCTCCGGCCATGCGGTGCACCGTCTCTTCTGTTCGGATTGTGGCTCACCCATCGCGCACGATCCCGACGCGGCCCCAGAGATCATTGCCCTGAAAGCTGGTACTTTTGACAcagaaatcaagaaaaacCTCAAGCCCGTATGTTCTGCGATCCCGTGTAATAGCCCCCCTTACTGATCTAAATTTCTCTTCCAGGACACCGAGATTTGGACCGTTAGCAAGCTTCCTTTCTGCCAGGAGCACTTGGAGAAGCCTTTCAAGAATATGCCCGAGTAAGCAAGCACCGATTGGAGGCTTCATAAAACATGCTATGATATGACGAATATTATGCAATGTAGTTAATATTGAAACAATTCTATATTCATCGAATTCACTTTCGTTTCTTGGAGTATCACTCCCTTTAATCAATCAGTCCCGCTCGCTAAGAGGCCTGTAAAGAGTGAGACCTGGCCACCAGCGTTGAGAATCGGGGTTTAAGTGCCCTTAAGTAATGGCGTGCCACGACGGAATAAGGCATAGTACCACCATGGCTAACTGCCATATACGCAAGAAATTTACTCCGCAAGAAGCCGACTAAGCTGCAACGGACGACTGGAACATTGATGACGGTCAATACTTGGGAAGCAACACTGTCGAAAACTTGGAAACCCGAGACAATTTGTTATTGCGGGCATTTGCTAACCACCGGGAAATTATGCCACGCTCCTAGGCGATCTTAAAATGATGGTTTCGCCAACATGGCGGGGCATCTATGCCACAGAACTCGACTAGCGAACCCGGTACGGAGCATCGTCAATTCAATGTCCTCCGGAATACTCTATGTCAAAGACTCGCGCACCGATGTGCAGTATGAGATCCCAATCCGGAGAAATGCCGTCTCGGCCGTGGACTTCAAAAAAATTAAAGGCCCAGGAACGGGAGCCGACCGTGCAGATCAGGTCGCTGGTGGCCTCAGGGTACATGACCCTGGGTTGAGGAATACTACTGTTGTGGAGACGGCCATAAGCTTCTCGTACGAGTTCCACTGCAGTGGCGGAACGACCTGACTGTTCTAGGGATCATGAGAGGAgtttgcttcttttccgcGGCTACAGCTTGGAGCAACTTTGGCAAAGTGATTTCGAGGACGTACTGCATCTCCTTGTCTGGGGATCTTATCCGACAGTGCCGCAGAGGAATAATCTCAGCCACAGATTGACAGAGGCCATGCTAGCCGTGCCAGATGATGTGCAGAGAACGATCTGGGGCCTTCCGTAAGTAAATCGGATCTGCGTCTGCCATCGCTGATGGAGTGTCTGTCTAGAGGCACCTCgtcgccgctgccgctcaTTGTTGCGGGCCTTTCGGCTTGTCTAGCTAGTCACCCTGACATGATCCCGGCATCGCATGATGCCAACATGTATCGGAATAATCCTGAGGATACCGACCGTGCAATAATCCAAACTGTGGCTGCCTACGCTGTGGTATTTGGCCTTGTGAATAGTCATAGGAAGGGTCTACGATTTTCGCCGCCATCTAGGGGAAGGTCATACTATGAAAATCTTTTTGTGATGGCGGGACTTGTGGACTCAAGGACAGGTCGTCCCGATCGGGTCAAGCTGTCTTGCTTCCGGCGATTTTCTATCCTTAACTCGGACCACGGAATGGCATTGACAGTCTTCTCTGCTCTggccacatcatcatccttgacGGATCCTATCTCCTGCTTGATCACGGCCATAGGGTCGGCGTGGGGGCCGCTGCATTTCGGCGCCACGGAATCCGCCAAGAGAACCTTGAGGGAGATTGGCGAGGCCAAGAATATACCAGGTTATATTCACAACGTGAAGCAGGGACACGTGAAGGTATTTGGGTATGGCCATCGCTCCTACAAGGGCATCGATCCGCGAGTACCGCCAATCCGATCCATATTGAAAGATCTGGATATGTCTGCAGACAAGCTTTTTAAACTAGCCGAGCGGATTGAGAGCGCTTGTTCGAATGATGCCTACTTCACAGAGCGGGGGCTGTACGTGAACGGTGACTTCTACGGACATTTCATTTTCACAGCCATGTA harbors:
- a CDS encoding uncharacterized protein (COG:S;~EggNog:ENOG410PRV4;~InterPro:IPR007011;~PFAM:PF04927), yielding MSALAQNESELTGGGPIRGGAAATAQSLAMKQMNFDEKLEALSRKPQSHITQEDARELHAAEGRAFNKAPGPGSVSAQVRSIADRNEALGVPAIPGEASVYITKDDAREAQHAESTIYGGKSPRGGIAAKMQSAADKIEHAYRG
- a CDS encoding putative citrate synthase (COG:C;~EggNog:ENOG410Q1AI;~InterPro:IPR002020,IPR016142,IPR036969,IPR016143;~PFAM:PF00285;~go_function: GO:0046912 - transferase activity, transferring acyl groups, acyl groups converted into alkyl on transfer [Evidence IEA]) — protein: MAGHLCHRTRLANPVRSIVNSMSSGILYVKDSRTDVQYEIPIRRNAVSAVDFKKIKGPGTGADRADQVAGGLRVHDPGLRNTTVVETAISFSDHERSLLLFRGYSLEQLWQSDFEDVLHLLVWGSYPTVPQRNNLSHRLTEAMLAVPDDVQRTIWGLPGTSSPLPLIVAGLSACLASHPDMIPASHDANMYRNNPEDTDRAIIQTVAAYAVVFGLVNSHRKGLRFSPPSRGRSYYENLFVMAGLVDSRTGRPDRVKLSCFRRFSILNSDHGMALTVFSALATSSSLTDPISCLITAIGSAWGPLHFGATESAKRTLREIGEAKNIPGYIHNVKQGHVKVFGYGHRSYKGIDPRVPPIRSILKDLDMSADKLFKLAERIESACSNDAYFTERGLYVNGDFYGHFIFTAIGFDPEIIPAAMLAQRIMGIMAHWREYMLTRGKLLRPSHIYTGEAEERLLPKL
- a CDS encoding uncharacterized protein (COG:K;~EggNog:ENOG410PHJM;~InterPro:IPR036864,IPR001138;~PFAM:PF00172;~TransMembrane:3 (o239-256i277-300o312-332i);~go_function: GO:0000981 - DNA-binding transcription factor activity, RNA polymerase II-specific [Evidence IEA];~go_function: GO:0008270 - zinc ion binding [Evidence IEA];~go_process: GO:0006355 - regulation of transcription, DNA-templated [Evidence IEA]), whose amino-acid sequence is MALSPRAAPEPNLGRRRLQHSSSQQQQHEPPDHRARARMQDVSFAMASSERTPSPSVKRGKKACTECRQQKAKCDAYLNPSQACSRCLKLNIQCVISDPFRREHKRKRLSELEQETDELRRRLRYTQPDPSRPSPIAMLTAAAEMGVNPATADGDLIFHAQPHTPPVEGSQHILPSPGIGPSLPGPEMVSGVRAPDATEPRSLNNVYLTGSEIDELFQIFFHQYASFLPILDPETTPNVYYTQSLFLFWSIVGIASRTYSKNPTLLIALARTVNEMAFLSIVSGSSAWHSIQGLLLVLTWPFPKDANMADVTFPLSGMLLHIAMQNGLHIPMSSHEFSKRKRLPAPSEVEMIRRSELWAHCVIVYQRACVIKGQPPRSLKNLEPDGEMKHSLFQRISPSLVLELKCEDLKTRCSTAVLELGVRDISPEQERSLDILLRAYDDQALDLEAQAFSAYDRFATSMCRLSIQIFHLFRNPNSFSSGCLAALTTAACDTISSIHNLGQSMAGFATSPIQMNYALLLASSALLRVLKGPHWATMDVDKAKSSYFTAINLAKQMSVENFDIAAKTVMVLSQLWNSTKAFRKADGSEYLALRIRSRLVVSPVIDTVWWWREEFDPLFYSTASSQSNAPEGTDASRDNPGTSGTAPGGSTDRPDFSYFDEQFQADFEWALTDEFLFAPTEPYGPL
- a CDS encoding GFA family protein (COG:S;~EggNog:ENOG410PMVZ;~InterPro:IPR011057,IPR006913;~PFAM:PF04828;~go_function: GO:0016846 - carbon-sulfur lyase activity [Evidence IEA]), producing MPLSGHCLCKAVTYTVDVDAPLIVGYDHCDDCQRQSGSTYSLVAVVPKDKLTVNGPIKKWSGTGSSGHAVHRLFCSDCGSPIAHDPDAAPEIIALKAGTFDTEIKKNLKPVCSAIPCNSPPY